A region of Paralichthys olivaceus isolate ysfri-2021 chromosome 24, ASM2471397v2, whole genome shotgun sequence DNA encodes the following proteins:
- the tmem237b gene encoding transmembrane protein 237A produces MRPRELPPLPQRGQRTLPTMTSEDTAGEVAAPRQKKKRVRKETNGVDDVDDQGMEMGGLGSRRTSEVGEQLSLEPTNGAPPPRRRKKKKTATIVSDVEDDQADLVNGDAADQTTDGEEVVKKTKRKKKSKVVESQLPDELDVEEDDIITDTPPPISQHSLFSAPQGQSQPVGKVFVERNKRFQASERSDWRKTSDQMDNMTDFQHMQPLWTTRDVSIRVHKGYRRFGLYCHGFLAGCAVWNIVVVYTLAGQQLTALSNLLEQYHSLAYPCQSLLYMLLAINTVAAFDRVNLAKGSMALREFITLDPVALASFLDFSALVLCLSQQMTSDRINLYPSFNTTLWPPGSEHQILHPWVTINLVVALFVGLAWICIASQPETDYTEGYLMAMELEPPKPEDKSEMIA; encoded by the exons ATGCGGCCCAGGGAGCTTCCGCCTCTTCCACAG CGAGGACAGCGGACGCTCCCCACGATGACGAG TGAAGACACAGCTG GAGAAGTGGCAGCACccagacaaaagaagaagagggtgagaaAGGAGACGAATGGAGTTGACGATGTAGATG ATCAAGGGATGGAGATGGGAGGCCTGGGCAGTAGGAGGACATCTGAGGTTGGAGAGCAACTTTCCCTTGAACCCACAAATGGAGCGCCTCCCCcgagaaggaggaagaaaaagaaaactgccaCTATTG TTTCAGATGTTGAAGATGACCAAGCCGATCTGGTGAACGGAGATGCAGCTGATCAGACCACCGATGGAGAAGAAGTGGTCAAAAAAACCAAAAGGAAAAA GAAGTCAAAAGTCGTTGAATCGCAGCTTCCCGATGAGTTGGATGTAGAAGAGGATGATATTATCACTGACACTCCTCCCCCTATCTCCCAGCATTCTCTGTTCTCGGCCCCACAGGGTCAGAGCCAGCCAGTCGGGAAGGTGTTTGTCGAGAGGAACA AGCGTTTCCAGGCGTCGGAACGCTCCGACTGGAGGAAGACCAGCGACCAGATGGATAACATGACGGACTTCCAGCACATGCAGCCGCTCTGGACGACCAGAGACGTTTCTATTAGAGTGCACAAAGGCTACAG GAGGTTCGGTTTGTACTGTCATGGCTTCCTGGCAGGCTGCGCCGTGTGGAACATTGTGGTGGTGTACACGTTGGCCGGTCAGCAACTCACCGCTCTGTCCAACCTGCTGGAGCAGTACCACAGCCTGGCTTACCCCTGCCAGTCTCTGCTCTACATGCTGCTGGCCATCAACACTGTGGCCGCCTTTGACAG AGTGAATCTGGCCAAAGGCTCCATGGCTCTGCGAGAGTTCATCACACTGGACCCCGTCGCTCTCGCCTCATTCT TGGATTTCTCAGCGTTGGTCCTGTGTTTGAGCCAGCAGATGACCAGTGATCGAATCAACCTGTACCCATCCTTCAACACAACGCTATG GCCACCAGGGTCCGAGCACCAGATCCTCCACCCATGGGTGACAATCAACCTGGTGGTGGCGCTGTTTGTCGGCCTGGCCTGGATTTGTATAGCTTCCCAACCTGAGACAGACTACACTGAGG GTTATCTCATGGCCATGGAGCTTGAGCCGCCCAAACCAGAGGACAAATCAGAAATGATCGCCTGA
- the cyp20a1 gene encoding cytochrome P450 20A1: protein MLDFAIFAVTFVIVLVGAVLYLYPSSRRASGIPGLNPTDEKDGNLQDIVNRGSLHEFLLSLHQEYGSVASFWFGGRPVVSLGSVNQLQQHINPNHTTDSFETMLKSLLGYQSGMGSGASETVIRKKVYEGAINNTLENNFPLVLQLVEELVGKWKSFPEDQHTPLCAHLLGLAMKTVTQLALGERFKDDAEVISFRKNHDAIWSEIGKGYLDGSLEKSTSRKGHYEKALSEMESVLLSVAKERKAQRKQTAFVDALLQASLIERQIMEDCMVFTLAGCVITANLCIWALHFLSTSEEVQDKLYQELTEVLGSAPVSLDKIPQLKYCQQVLNETVRTAKLTPVAARLQQVEGKVDQHVIPKETLVIYALGVVLQDSDTWSTPYRFDPDRFEEDSVRKSFSLLGFSGSQTCPELRFAYTVATVLLSTMARQLKLHKLKGQVLEVRSELVSTPKDETWVTVSRRS, encoded by the exons ATGCTGGACTTCGCCATCTTTGCCGTCACGTTTGTCATCGTGTTAGTCGGCGCTGTTCTCTACTTGTACCCG TCATCCAGAAGAGCCTCTGGCATCCCAGGTCTTAACCCTACAGATGAAAA GGATGGCAACCTGCAGGACATCGTGAACAGAGGCAGTCTGCACGAGTTCCTCCTCAGTCTGCATCAGGAGTACGGGTCTGTGGCCTCGTTCTGGTTCGGTGGTCGGCCGGTGGTCAGTCTGGGCTCTGtgaaccagctgcagcagcacatcaaCCCCAACCACACCA CTGACTCCTTTGAGACGATGCTGAAGTCGTTGCTAGGTTACCAGTCAGGGATGGGAAGTGGGGCCAGTGAGACCGTGATAAGGAAAAAGGTGTATGAGGGTGCCATCAACAACACACTGGAGAACAACTTTCCTCTCGTGCTACAG ctggtggaggagctggtcGGAAAGTGGAAGTCGTTCCCGGAGGACCAGCACACCCCATTGTGCGCCCACCTGCTTGGGCTGGCCATGAAGACGGTCACTCAGCTGGCTCTGGGTGAGCGCTTCAAAGACGACGCAGAGGTCATCTCCTTCCGCAAGAACCATGATGCA ATCTGGTCAGAAATCGGGAAAGGCTACTTGGACGGCTCCCTGGAGAAGAGCACCAGCAGAAAAGGACATTATGAGAAAG CTCTGTCAGAGATGGAGTCTGTGCTGCTGTCAGTGGCGAAGGAGAGAAAGGCCCAGAGGAAGCAGACAGCGTTTGTTGATGCTCTCCTTCAGGCCAGCCTCATAGAGCGACAG atCATGGAGGACTGCATGGTTTTCACTTTGGCTGGATGCGTCATCACTGCCAACT TGTGCATCTGGGCACTTCATTTCCTGTCCACCTCAGAGGAAGTCCAGGACAAGTTGTACCAGGAGCTGACTGAAGTTTTGGGTTCGGCTCCGGTTTCTCTGGACAAGATCCCTCAGCTTAA ATACTGCCAGCAGGTCCTCAACGAGACAGTGAGGACTGCCAAGCTGACCCCCGTCGCAGCTCGGCTTCAGCAAGTGGAGGGGAAGGTTGATCAACACGTCATCCCCAAAGAG ACTTTGGTGATTTATGCTTTGGGAGTAGTCCTGCAAGATTCTGACACATGGAGCACCCCATACAG GTTCGATCCTGACCGATTTGAGGAGGATTCAGTCAGGAAGAGCTTCTCTCTGCTTGGCTTCTCTGGGAGTCAAACGTGCCCAGAGCTCAG GTTCGCCTACACTGTCGCCACCGTCCTGCTCAGCACGATGGCGCGGCAGCTGAAGCTCCACAAGTTGAAGGGGCAAGTCCTGGAGGTCAGATCTGAGCTGGTGTCCACACCTAAAGACGAGACCTGGGTCACGGTCAGCAGGAGAAGCTAG